From Salvelinus fontinalis isolate EN_2023a chromosome 30, ASM2944872v1, whole genome shotgun sequence, one genomic window encodes:
- the LOC129829139 gene encoding polycomb group RING finger protein 5-B isoform X1 translates to MTSPRKHLVKDFNHFITCYVCKGYLIKPTTVTECLHTFCKSCIVQHFEDSNDCPKCGIQVHETNPLEMLRLDNTLEEIIFKLVPGLREKEQQQEIEFWRSRKSKENGEEDGPRSKRSRLDADNDDGGDGDYHRSDPQIAICLDCLRSNSLVEENIVRGLMKKFIRCSTRVTVGTIKKFLSLKLKLPSSYELDVLCNGEIMGKDHTMEFIYMTRWRLRGETDYPMVLEYRPRIDFG, encoded by the exons ATGACCTCACCGAGAAAGCACCTGGTCAAGGATTTCAACCACTTTATCACATGCTACGTGTGTAAAGGATACCTGATCAAGCCCACCACGGTGACAGAGTGCCTGCACACCT TTTGTAAAAGCTGCATCGTCCAACACTTTGAAGACAGCAACGACTGCCCCAAATGTGGCATCCAAGTCCATGAAACCAACCCTCTAGAGATGTTAAG GTTGGACAACACTTTAGAGGAAATCATTTTCAAACTCGTGCCTGGGCTGAGAGAAA AGGAACAACAGCAGGAGATTGAGTTCTGGAGGAGTCGAAAGTCGAAGGAGAACGGAGAAG AAGATGGCCCCCGATCAAAGAGGTCTCGGCTGGATGccgataatgatgatggtggagaTGGAGACTACCACAGGAGTGACCCTCAGATAGCCATCTGTCTGGATTGTCTACGCAGCAACAGCCTGGTGGAAGAGAACATTGTCCGG GGCTTAATGAAGAAATTTATACGCTGCTCGACTCGAGTGACAGTCGGAACAATCAAGAAGTTTCTCAGCTTGAAGTTAAAGCTTCCAAGTTCTTATGAG CTAGACGTCCTATGCAACGGGGAGATCATGGGAAAAGACCACACCATGGAGTTCATCTACATGACGCGGTGGAGACTTCGCGGTGAAACC gaCTACCCAATGGTACTAGAATATCGCCCACGGATAGACTTTGGTTGA
- the LOC129829139 gene encoding polycomb group RING finger protein 5-B isoform X2: protein MTSPRKHLVKDFNHFITCYVCKGYLIKPTTVTECLHTFCKSCIVQHFEDSNDCPKCGIQVHETNPLEMLRLDNTLEEIIFKLVPGLREKEQQQEIEFWRSRKSKENGEDGPRSKRSRLDADNDDGGDGDYHRSDPQIAICLDCLRSNSLVEENIVRGLMKKFIRCSTRVTVGTIKKFLSLKLKLPSSYELDVLCNGEIMGKDHTMEFIYMTRWRLRGETDYPMVLEYRPRIDFG, encoded by the exons ATGACCTCACCGAGAAAGCACCTGGTCAAGGATTTCAACCACTTTATCACATGCTACGTGTGTAAAGGATACCTGATCAAGCCCACCACGGTGACAGAGTGCCTGCACACCT TTTGTAAAAGCTGCATCGTCCAACACTTTGAAGACAGCAACGACTGCCCCAAATGTGGCATCCAAGTCCATGAAACCAACCCTCTAGAGATGTTAAG GTTGGACAACACTTTAGAGGAAATCATTTTCAAACTCGTGCCTGGGCTGAGAGAAA AGGAACAACAGCAGGAGATTGAGTTCTGGAGGAGTCGAAAGTCGAAGGAGAACGGAGAAG ATGGCCCCCGATCAAAGAGGTCTCGGCTGGATGccgataatgatgatggtggagaTGGAGACTACCACAGGAGTGACCCTCAGATAGCCATCTGTCTGGATTGTCTACGCAGCAACAGCCTGGTGGAAGAGAACATTGTCCGG GGCTTAATGAAGAAATTTATACGCTGCTCGACTCGAGTGACAGTCGGAACAATCAAGAAGTTTCTCAGCTTGAAGTTAAAGCTTCCAAGTTCTTATGAG CTAGACGTCCTATGCAACGGGGAGATCATGGGAAAAGACCACACCATGGAGTTCATCTACATGACGCGGTGGAGACTTCGCGGTGAAACC gaCTACCCAATGGTACTAGAATATCGCCCACGGATAGACTTTGGTTGA